One Chryseobacterium indoltheticum DNA segment encodes these proteins:
- a CDS encoding helix-turn-helix domain-containing protein, with protein sequence MNDSHFGAVEELDAEFYIYHVLAGNVKTEIHHHSSAQLVYAEGGIVHVFTDLKHWYLPARCFIWIPAGTPHYIFSTSPKVDLYNFYFKKEENEDGFFDEINIYSVSHLLREMILYTKDWDGKITKNDGANYYFLKALKGILPEKRDKKLAFPVQHPFPNDETLLKVAQYIHANLEKPLTIESTAKEFGMSTRTLSRKFKEILGMNYVRFLRALRITRSLELMIEEKYNMYEIAMMVGYNSLSSFSNIFKKVIGIPPTEYLHKLKGNT encoded by the coding sequence ATGAATGACAGTCATTTTGGAGCCGTTGAAGAATTAGATGCAGAGTTTTATATATATCATGTTCTTGCAGGCAATGTGAAAACAGAGATTCATCATCATAGTTCTGCGCAATTAGTGTATGCAGAAGGCGGTATTGTACATGTTTTTACTGATTTGAAACACTGGTATTTACCGGCACGATGCTTCATATGGATTCCCGCTGGAACACCGCATTATATTTTTTCTACAAGTCCGAAAGTAGATTTATATAATTTTTATTTTAAAAAAGAAGAAAATGAAGATGGCTTTTTTGATGAAATTAATATTTATTCCGTCAGTCATTTATTGAGAGAGATGATTTTATATACAAAAGATTGGGATGGGAAAATCACAAAGAATGATGGTGCTAATTATTATTTCCTTAAAGCTTTAAAAGGTATTTTACCTGAAAAACGAGATAAAAAACTGGCATTTCCGGTTCAGCATCCTTTTCCCAATGATGAAACTTTATTGAAGGTTGCCCAATACATTCATGCTAACCTTGAAAAGCCTTTAACCATTGAATCTACCGCAAAAGAATTCGGAATGAGTACAAGAACGCTTTCGAGAAAGTTTAAAGAGATTTTGGGTATGAATTACGTTCGTTTTCTGCGTGCATTGAGGATTACACGTTCCTTAGAATTAATGATTGAAGAAAAGTACAATATGTATGAAATCGCCATGATGGTGGGATACAACAGTCTGTCGTCTTTCAGTAATATTTTCAAAAAAGTAATTGGAATTCCGCCGACTGAATATCTGCATAAATTGAAAGGGAATACTTGA
- a CDS encoding TolC family protein yields the protein MKMIFNAHRYHCMALCLLLISNLLHSQMIDYQHLSLQQAVEIGLKNNKKIQISHLKNEMSETKEKDLKMEKLPEIEFHTSYNQVSNLFQHENGVFGKATKYDIINGMYDFTLSASIPVYIGGKIKNTEKKAAIDTEISSLKTHLNERQLKMEIITAFLQIHHLKEQQGLINDKMHEDSVNIKQVKALKANGVVTVNEVLRTSLQLSNHKMSWTELDNDVQIAEHKLKTILSLSENQEMHVDTEDLISENAEIPYVDELTETALHKNESVEMANKNLSLKEIDQKITKANYLPKITAGGEYFLKYPNMMFFPPEPYAYRLGMIGVNLTYPIESLYKNKYKMQEAKENITLAKLQIEENEENIRHNVYETYKKFEETDQKVKIAEEAINQAKENYRIVRTKYSNKLSLITELIDADNAYLEAQSNLISVKINRQLKYYQLQYAIGNL from the coding sequence ATGAAAATGATATTTAACGCACACAGATATCACTGTATGGCGTTGTGCTTATTACTAATAAGCAATCTTTTACACTCACAGATGATCGATTATCAACATCTCAGCTTACAGCAAGCAGTTGAGATTGGATTAAAGAACAATAAAAAAATTCAGATCAGTCATTTGAAAAACGAAATGTCGGAAACCAAAGAAAAAGATCTCAAAATGGAAAAACTCCCGGAAATTGAGTTTCATACAAGTTATAATCAGGTTTCAAATCTTTTTCAACATGAAAATGGCGTATTTGGAAAAGCGACAAAGTATGACATCATCAATGGAATGTATGATTTTACGCTTTCGGCTTCCATTCCGGTTTACATCGGTGGAAAAATTAAAAATACAGAGAAAAAAGCAGCTATTGACACTGAAATTTCTTCATTAAAAACACATTTGAACGAAAGACAATTGAAGATGGAAATCATCACCGCTTTTCTTCAGATTCATCATTTAAAAGAGCAGCAAGGTTTGATTAATGATAAAATGCACGAAGATTCTGTCAATATCAAACAAGTCAAAGCCTTAAAAGCAAATGGCGTCGTGACAGTAAATGAAGTCCTGAGAACTTCTTTACAGCTTTCTAATCATAAAATGAGTTGGACAGAATTGGATAACGATGTACAGATTGCCGAACATAAATTAAAAACTATTCTTTCACTTTCCGAAAATCAGGAAATGCATGTTGACACGGAAGATTTGATTTCGGAGAATGCAGAAATTCCTTACGTGGATGAATTAACAGAAACAGCTTTGCATAAAAACGAATCCGTAGAAATGGCCAACAAAAATCTTTCGCTTAAAGAAATAGATCAAAAAATTACAAAAGCGAATTATTTACCGAAAATAACTGCTGGTGGAGAATATTTTTTAAAATATCCGAATATGATGTTTTTTCCGCCCGAACCATATGCCTATCGTTTAGGAATGATTGGAGTCAATCTTACTTATCCTATCGAAAGTCTCTATAAAAATAAATACAAAATGCAGGAAGCAAAGGAAAATATTACTCTTGCAAAATTACAGATCGAAGAAAATGAAGAGAACATCAGACACAATGTTTACGAAACTTACAAGAAATTTGAAGAAACCGATCAGAAGGTAAAAATTGCAGAAGAAGCGATCAACCAGGCTAAAGAAAACTACAGAATTGTAAGAACAAAATACAGCAATAAATTAAGCTTGATTACCGAATTAATTGATGCTGACAATGCTTATTTAGAAGCTCAATCTAATCTAATTTCAGTAAAAATAAATCGTCAGCTAAAATATTACCAACTCCAATATGCGATTGGAAACCTATAA